One segment of Streptomyces sp. YIM 121038 DNA contains the following:
- a CDS encoding WhiB family transcriptional regulator: MHIDTTVTEAELAWQEQALCAQTGPDFFFPDPGSSVREAKRICRLCDMRSACLAYALDNDERFGVWGGLSEKERQSLRRERVSRTA, from the coding sequence ATGCACATTGACACCACGGTGACCGAAGCCGAACTGGCCTGGCAGGAGCAGGCGCTGTGCGCGCAGACCGGACCCGACTTCTTCTTCCCCGACCCCGGCAGCTCGGTGCGTGAGGCGAAGCGCATCTGCCGCCTGTGCGACATGCGCTCCGCCTGCCTCGCGTACGCGCTGGACAACGACGAGCGGTTCGGCGTCTGGGGCGGGCTCTCCGAGAAGGAACGGCAGAGCCTGCGGCGCGAGAGGGTCTCGCGCACCGCTTGA
- a CDS encoding DUF4394 domain-containing protein has protein sequence MKIRSRTHGRRRFAAAVALLTASTALVMGAPGTGSAAPAATPSLQAFGISGDGLLMAAFKTDNPRQLDWVREITGLKGDQKVVGIDFRVQDGQLYGVGDKGGIYTFKWPPEVPEPTATKVSQLQFDLLGTNFGVDFNPAADRLRVISDGAQNLRHNLNTHTTDEDVALTTPPITGWTRGVSAAAYTNNDLNGATGTLLFDVDTKLDQLVVQAPANNGTLSSVGSLGVDAGPNAGLDIYSTLSGGKTVSNAGFAILGPASGTGNPSLYNVNLFTGATDVIGRFPVNITDIAIYPSK, from the coding sequence ATGAAGATACGAAGCAGAACGCACGGCAGAAGGAGATTCGCGGCGGCGGTCGCACTCCTCACCGCCTCGACAGCGCTCGTGATGGGCGCGCCCGGCACCGGTTCGGCGGCGCCCGCCGCCACCCCGAGCCTCCAGGCGTTCGGGATCAGCGGCGACGGCCTCCTGATGGCCGCGTTCAAGACCGACAATCCGCGGCAGCTGGACTGGGTGCGGGAGATCACCGGCCTCAAGGGCGACCAGAAGGTGGTCGGCATCGACTTCCGGGTCCAGGACGGCCAGTTGTACGGGGTCGGTGACAAGGGCGGGATCTACACGTTCAAGTGGCCGCCCGAGGTCCCGGAGCCGACCGCCACCAAGGTCTCCCAGCTCCAGTTCGACCTGCTCGGCACCAACTTCGGCGTCGACTTCAACCCGGCGGCCGACCGGCTCCGGGTGATCAGCGACGGCGCGCAGAACCTGCGGCACAACCTGAACACCCACACCACGGATGAGGACGTCGCCCTCACTACCCCGCCCATCACCGGGTGGACCAGGGGCGTCAGCGCGGCCGCCTACACGAACAACGACCTGAACGGGGCCACGGGCACCCTCCTGTTCGACGTCGACACCAAGCTGGACCAGCTGGTCGTCCAGGCCCCGGCCAACAACGGCACCCTGTCGTCGGTCGGCTCCCTCGGTGTCGACGCGGGGCCCAACGCGGGCCTCGACATCTACAGCACCCTCTCGGGCGGCAAGACCGTCTCGAACGCGGGCTTCGCCATCCTCGGCCCCGCGTCCGGCACCGGCAATCCGAGCCTCTACAACGTCAACCTGTTCACCGGCGCGACCGACGTCATCGGCCGGTTCCCCGTGAACATCACGGACATCGCCATCTACCCCAGCAAGTGA
- a CDS encoding RICIN domain-containing protein, whose protein sequence is MKVTRRLTALTAALVTAASGALLTGAAPAGAAEPDPGSLFRNTGNGLCMSTADDPANAFQGTATFAPCDLGDPRQRWRLNLANQPAWQISSVSTGKCLADVAGWGLAWLGTCDANDVDQFWHFNGNQAGDLFWVSHDDGKLLSTPYREGTSYVTVRHDLDPKDARYKWSLLR, encoded by the coding sequence ATGAAGGTCACACGTCGGCTCACCGCTCTGACCGCGGCCCTGGTCACGGCCGCGAGCGGCGCCCTCCTCACGGGGGCGGCGCCCGCGGGCGCCGCCGAGCCCGACCCCGGGAGCCTGTTCCGCAACACGGGCAACGGCCTGTGCATGTCCACCGCCGACGACCCCGCCAACGCCTTCCAGGGCACCGCCACCTTCGCGCCCTGCGACCTCGGCGACCCCCGGCAGCGCTGGCGCCTGAACCTGGCGAACCAGCCCGCGTGGCAGATCTCCTCCGTCAGCACCGGCAAGTGCCTGGCGGACGTGGCCGGTTGGGGCCTCGCCTGGCTCGGCACATGCGACGCGAACGACGTCGACCAGTTCTGGCACTTCAACGGCAACCAGGCGGGTGACCTGTTCTGGGTGTCGCACGACGACGGCAAGCTCCTGAGCACGCCGTACCGCGAGGGCACGTCCTATGTGACGGTCCGCCACGACCTGGACCCCAAGGACGCCCGCTACAAGTGGAGTCTCCTGCGCTGA
- a CDS encoding LacI family DNA-binding transcriptional regulator: MSEAGARPTLEAVAARAGVSRATVSRVVNGEAGVREVLAVKVRRAVDELGYVPNRAARSLVTRRYDAVAVVIAEPETRVFADPFFALQLRGISKELTAHDVQLVLLLTEGRADHARVGRYLSGGHVDGALVFSLHLDDPLPVIINGAGVPTVFGGRPGWTGGEDSVRYVDCDNRGGARTAVRHLAGLGRTRIAHITGALDQTSAADRLDGFRDVLPAGDARLVAEGDFTPAGGERAMRHLLDRCPDVDAVFAANDLSAAGALRVLRAAGRRVPDDVAVVGFDDMLPVAEQADPPLTTVRQDIEEMGRLMAAMLLRGQDRCPAPDDGRVRPRERPRGADDVGHAASVVLPTELVRRESA; the protein is encoded by the coding sequence GTGAGCGAGGCAGGGGCGCGTCCCACCCTGGAGGCAGTGGCCGCGCGGGCCGGCGTTTCGCGCGCGACGGTGTCCCGGGTCGTGAACGGCGAGGCAGGGGTACGGGAAGTCCTCGCCGTGAAGGTCAGACGGGCCGTGGACGAGCTCGGCTACGTGCCCAACCGCGCCGCCCGCAGCCTCGTCACCCGGCGCTACGACGCCGTCGCCGTGGTCATCGCCGAGCCGGAGACCCGGGTCTTCGCCGATCCGTTCTTCGCGCTCCAACTACGCGGCATCAGCAAGGAACTGACGGCCCATGACGTCCAGCTCGTCCTGCTCCTCACCGAGGGGCGCGCCGACCACGCGCGCGTGGGCCGCTATCTGTCCGGCGGCCACGTCGACGGGGCCCTCGTCTTCTCGCTGCACCTGGACGACCCGCTGCCGGTCATCATCAACGGCGCGGGCGTGCCCACGGTGTTCGGCGGGCGCCCCGGCTGGACGGGCGGCGAGGACAGCGTGCGCTACGTCGACTGCGACAACCGCGGCGGCGCGCGCACGGCCGTGCGCCACCTCGCCGGGCTCGGCCGCACCCGCATCGCGCACATCACCGGGGCCCTCGACCAGACGTCGGCGGCCGACCGCCTCGACGGCTTCCGGGACGTGCTTCCCGCCGGGGACGCGCGGCTCGTCGCCGAGGGCGACTTCACGCCCGCGGGCGGCGAGCGCGCCATGCGGCACCTGCTCGACCGGTGCCCGGACGTCGACGCCGTGTTCGCCGCGAACGACCTGTCGGCCGCCGGTGCGCTGCGGGTCCTGCGCGCGGCCGGGCGGCGCGTACCGGACGACGTGGCGGTCGTCGGCTTCGACGACATGCTGCCCGTGGCCGAGCAGGCCGACCCGCCGCTGACCACGGTGCGCCAGGACATCGAGGAGATGGGCCGCCTGATGGCGGCCATGCTGCTCCGCGGCCAGGACCGGTGCCCCGCCCCGGACGACGGCCGCGTACGCCCGCGGGAACGGCCGCGGGGCGCCGACGACGTCGGGCACGCGGCGAGCGTCGTCCTGCCGACGGAACTGGTGCGACGGGAGTCGGCGTAG
- a CDS encoding helix-turn-helix domain-containing protein: MGSLFAELARQAANSARREVETYTREIPEFASLDADTRARAETLEYAVWLRRRTIELSPDNTALTASDLADIASMGEVRGGSGMSLESRQEVLRLHTALMLREINEAVEAQRGGGAEELLRMMSWFAPQGERGIAAYCQGFVTALSRRLPYVEQVALLARTLLAHDPLAAELASAVGMELPGSFAVTVIRVPHGAGGHHGPEREVEALVKTHRVPMVWCPAGDGGGELIALIPDTDAEADINADAPARAHTVTGRAPDHLPGLVFDSVPGLALDLVRDFAGAVGRPCAAGTATAPLAELADALEGARRISRATPLRRAPARLRPHTAADVFVELAVVDVPFVDSWLATVARHLEPGPDLVLTLDAYYHHDMDRGATAAALNVHPRTLDYRLRRVRDLTGLAPGSTRGVRVLSAAVTRHLAVR, encoded by the coding sequence ATGGGGAGCCTCTTCGCCGAGCTGGCCCGGCAAGCGGCGAACAGCGCGCGCCGGGAGGTAGAGACGTACACGCGCGAGATCCCGGAGTTCGCCTCCCTGGACGCCGACACCCGCGCACGGGCCGAGACGCTGGAGTACGCGGTGTGGCTGCGCCGCCGGACGATCGAACTGTCCCCGGACAACACCGCGTTGACGGCGAGCGACCTGGCCGACATCGCCTCGATGGGCGAGGTGCGGGGCGGCTCGGGCATGTCCCTGGAGTCGCGACAGGAGGTCCTGCGCCTGCACACCGCGCTGATGCTGCGCGAGATCAACGAGGCCGTCGAAGCGCAGCGCGGCGGCGGCGCCGAGGAACTCCTGCGGATGATGAGCTGGTTCGCCCCGCAGGGCGAGCGCGGCATCGCCGCCTACTGCCAGGGCTTCGTGACCGCCCTGAGCCGCCGCCTGCCGTACGTCGAGCAGGTCGCCCTGCTCGCCAGGACGCTCCTCGCCCACGATCCCCTGGCGGCGGAGCTCGCCTCGGCCGTGGGCATGGAGCTGCCCGGATCCTTCGCGGTGACCGTGATCCGGGTGCCGCACGGGGCCGGGGGCCACCACGGCCCGGAGCGCGAGGTCGAGGCGCTGGTGAAGACCCACCGGGTGCCGATGGTGTGGTGCCCGGCGGGCGACGGGGGCGGCGAGCTGATCGCGCTGATCCCCGACACCGACGCCGAGGCCGACATCAACGCCGATGCGCCGGCGCGAGCACACACCGTGACCGGCCGTGCACCCGATCACCTCCCCGGGCTCGTGTTCGACTCCGTGCCCGGCCTCGCCCTCGACCTCGTGCGGGACTTCGCCGGAGCCGTCGGCCGGCCCTGCGCCGCGGGCACCGCCACCGCGCCGCTCGCGGAGCTCGCCGACGCCCTGGAAGGGGCCCGGCGGATCAGCCGGGCGACGCCCCTGCGCCGGGCGCCCGCCCGGCTGCGACCGCACACCGCGGCGGACGTCTTCGTCGAACTCGCCGTCGTGGACGTGCCGTTCGTCGACTCCTGGCTCGCTACAGTGGCCCGGCACCTCGAACCCGGACCGGACCTCGTACTCACGCTCGACGCCTACTACCACCACGACATGGACCGGGGGGCCACGGCGGCCGCCCTCAACGTGCACCCCCGCACCCTCGACTACCGGCTGCGCCGGGTTCGGGACCTCACCGGTCTCGCGCCGGGCTCGACGCGGGGCGTACGGGTCCTCAGCGCAGCCGTCACCCGGCACCTGGCGGTGCGCTGA
- a CDS encoding acyl-ACP desaturase: protein MTLTSPHLGSPDTWTDARLLYALEEVVEQELNRHLKVAKDWMPHEYVPFSDARNFPGQFEDGEAWALGQSPVTDVGRIALVVNLLTEDNLPSYHHEIATLFGRDGAWGTWVHRWTAEEGRHGIVMRDYLLASRAVDPDELERFRMAHMSEGFESDNRHSMLHSVAYVAFQELATRISHRNTGHQSGDPVCDRMLARIATDENLHMVFYRNLLRAAFDLAPDATMMAVRDVVVGFRMPGHGIPGFERAAAKMAIGGVYNLRIHHDDVLQPVLRFLKIMSIPGLGPEGARAQEELGLFLDGLDGEARRFDERLAARQARIDARAGAKAQA, encoded by the coding sequence GTGACGCTCACTTCTCCCCACCTCGGCAGCCCGGACACCTGGACCGACGCCCGGTTGCTGTACGCGCTGGAGGAAGTGGTCGAGCAGGAGCTCAACCGCCATCTGAAGGTCGCCAAGGACTGGATGCCGCACGAGTACGTGCCGTTCTCCGACGCGCGGAACTTCCCCGGCCAGTTCGAGGACGGCGAGGCCTGGGCGCTCGGACAGTCGCCCGTCACCGACGTCGGGCGCATCGCCCTCGTCGTCAACCTCCTCACCGAGGACAACCTTCCGAGCTACCACCACGAGATCGCCACGCTCTTCGGGCGGGACGGGGCCTGGGGCACCTGGGTGCACCGCTGGACAGCCGAGGAGGGCCGCCACGGCATCGTGATGCGGGACTACCTCCTCGCCTCCCGCGCGGTGGACCCGGACGAGCTGGAACGTTTCCGTATGGCACACATGAGCGAGGGGTTCGAGTCCGACAACCGGCACTCGATGCTTCACTCGGTCGCGTACGTGGCCTTCCAGGAGCTGGCCACCCGCATCTCCCACCGCAACACCGGGCACCAGTCGGGCGACCCGGTCTGCGACCGGATGCTGGCGCGCATCGCCACCGACGAGAACCTGCACATGGTCTTCTACCGCAACCTCCTCAGGGCCGCCTTCGACCTCGCGCCGGACGCCACGATGATGGCCGTACGGGACGTGGTCGTCGGCTTCCGCATGCCCGGGCACGGCATTCCCGGCTTCGAGCGGGCCGCCGCGAAGATGGCCATCGGCGGGGTGTACAACCTCCGCATCCACCACGACGACGTGCTGCAGCCCGTCCTCCGCTTCCTCAAGATCATGAGCATCCCCGGACTCGGCCCGGAGGGGGCGCGGGCCCAGGAGGAGCTCGGGCTCTTCCTCGACGGGCTCGACGGGGAGGCGCGGCGCTTCGACGAGCGCCTCGCGGCCCGCCAGGCACGCATCGACGCCAGGGCCGGAGCCAAGGCCCAGGCCTGA
- a CDS encoding NAD(P)H-binding protein, producing the protein MAASILVTGGTGTLGRLVVPLLRTAGHEVRVLSRHAHAPGDGITYVTGDLVKGEGVAEAVAGVDTVLHLAGGPKGDAEAAGHLVRAARAAGVRHLVYISVIGADRVPLGWFRAKLQAERAVAESGIPWTTLRAAQFHDLVLTMAEKMAKLPVLPVPGGLRFQPVDAREVAARLAELTLGEPAGLVADLAGPKVYGMGELNRGYLKARGKHRLLMPVRMPGKAGRAYRAGENLTLDGASVGRRTWEEFLAERVR; encoded by the coding sequence ATGGCGGCATCGATCCTGGTCACGGGTGGTACGGGCACGCTCGGGCGGCTCGTCGTGCCGCTCCTGCGGACGGCCGGGCACGAGGTGCGGGTGCTCAGCAGGCACGCCCACGCGCCGGGCGACGGCATCACGTACGTCACCGGTGACCTGGTCAAGGGCGAGGGCGTGGCGGAGGCCGTGGCCGGGGTCGACACCGTGCTGCACCTGGCGGGCGGCCCCAAGGGCGACGCCGAGGCGGCCGGGCACCTGGTGCGGGCGGCCCGGGCGGCGGGGGTGCGCCACCTGGTGTACATCTCGGTCATCGGGGCGGACCGGGTGCCGCTCGGGTGGTTCCGCGCGAAGCTGCAGGCCGAGCGGGCCGTTGCGGAGTCGGGCATTCCGTGGACCACGCTGCGCGCCGCCCAGTTCCACGACCTCGTGCTCACCATGGCCGAGAAGATGGCGAAGCTGCCGGTGCTCCCGGTCCCCGGCGGACTGCGCTTCCAGCCGGTCGACGCCCGGGAGGTGGCCGCCAGGCTCGCCGAGTTGACGCTCGGCGAACCGGCGGGCCTGGTGGCCGACCTGGCCGGGCCGAAGGTGTACGGCATGGGCGAGCTGAACCGCGGCTATCTGAAGGCGCGCGGCAAGCACCGCCTCCTGATGCCGGTCCGCATGCCCGGCAAGGCGGGCCGCGCCTACCGCGCGGGCGAGAACCTCACGCTCGACGGCGCGTCGGTCGGCCGGCGCACCTGGGAGGAATTCCTCGCCGAACGCGTGCGATAG
- a CDS encoding acyltransferase, with protein sequence MATDAVRPKLSRLPSLSGMRFIAALPVFAFHGTSGMNFLRGDTGEFFTDLFKDAGTPSVSFFFVLSGFILTWSARPRDTVPGFWRRRMIKVYPNHLLAFAATVVIMLLASDPFEAKKFFTSLFLVQSWVPELPVLTGMNPVAWSLSCEVLFYLSFPLLLPLVRRLSVRGLWVAAGVLVAVPWLAVVFAQNVIDGTPLLPGQPLTHEQLWFVYFFPVTRMAEFVLGIVVARLVLGGSVPRIGLVPAALFALGGYLLNAQVPYLYSVGGTAAFWVAPLVVAGATADVRGTRSAMRGRVMVKLGELSFAFYLVHVMFLVSAQRWLVQDMSDGAALATFIGCFAGSLAVAYALFTWVESPLVRKFGSAPRPKPTLAPAPTAEPLTAAKD encoded by the coding sequence ATGGCCACAGACGCCGTACGTCCAAAACTGTCCAGACTTCCGTCCCTGAGCGGGATGCGATTCATCGCGGCACTGCCGGTTTTCGCATTCCACGGGACCTCGGGGATGAATTTCCTGCGCGGTGACACCGGTGAGTTCTTCACCGACCTGTTCAAGGACGCGGGCACGCCGAGCGTGAGTTTCTTCTTCGTGCTGAGCGGCTTCATCCTGACCTGGTCGGCACGGCCGCGCGACACGGTGCCGGGCTTCTGGCGACGCCGGATGATCAAGGTCTATCCGAACCATCTGCTCGCCTTCGCGGCCACCGTCGTGATCATGCTGCTCGCGTCCGACCCGTTCGAGGCGAAGAAGTTCTTCACCAGCCTCTTCCTCGTCCAGTCCTGGGTGCCGGAGCTGCCGGTGCTCACGGGGATGAACCCGGTGGCCTGGTCGCTGTCCTGCGAGGTCCTCTTCTATCTGAGCTTCCCGCTGCTCCTTCCGCTGGTGCGGCGCCTCTCGGTGCGCGGCCTGTGGGTGGCGGCCGGGGTGCTCGTCGCCGTCCCCTGGCTCGCGGTGGTGTTCGCCCAGAACGTCATCGACGGCACCCCGCTGCTGCCGGGCCAGCCGCTCACCCACGAGCAGCTGTGGTTCGTGTACTTCTTCCCGGTGACCCGCATGGCCGAGTTCGTCCTCGGCATCGTGGTGGCGCGCCTGGTCCTCGGCGGGTCCGTGCCGCGCATCGGCCTGGTCCCGGCCGCGCTGTTCGCGCTCGGCGGCTACCTCCTCAACGCCCAGGTGCCCTACCTCTACAGCGTCGGCGGCACGGCGGCCTTCTGGGTCGCGCCGCTGGTCGTCGCCGGTGCGACGGCCGATGTGCGCGGCACGCGTTCGGCGATGCGCGGGCGCGTGATGGTCAAGCTCGGCGAGCTGTCGTTCGCCTTCTACCTGGTGCACGTGATGTTCCTGGTGTCGGCCCAGCGCTGGCTGGTCCAGGACATGTCGGACGGCGCCGCCCTCGCGACGTTCATCGGCTGCTTCGCGGGGAGCCTCGCCGTGGCCTACGCCCTCTTCACCTGGGTGGAGTCCCCCCTGGTCCGCAAGTTCGGCAGCGCCCCACGCCCGAAGCCGACCCTGGCACCCGCCCCCACCGCGGAACCCCTCACCGCCGCGAAGGACTAG
- a CDS encoding multicopper oxidase domain-containing protein has product MDRRSFNRRMLVGGAVAATGVTSMSAMAPEAVPAEEPPRRAPAGGEVRRVTMYAEKLPDGQLGYGLERGKASVPGPLIELNEGDTLHVDFENTTDVAVSLHVHGMDYEISSDGTKHTRSDVAPGKRRTYTWRTHVPGRRKDGTWRPGTAGYWHYHDHVVGTDHGTGGLRKGLYGAVIVRREGDVLPDKTCVIVFNDMMINNRPAHSGPDFEATVGDRVEFVSITHGEYYHTFHIHGHRWADNRTGMLTGPDDPSQILDDKITGPGDSFGFQVIAGEGVGAGAWMYHCHVQSHSDMGMVGLFLVKKPDGSIPEYEPHHPRAGAGAGAGAEPESGGAHH; this is encoded by the coding sequence ATGGACAGACGGAGCTTCAACCGACGGATGCTGGTGGGCGGAGCGGTCGCGGCGACCGGGGTGACATCGATGTCGGCCATGGCGCCCGAGGCGGTACCGGCCGAGGAGCCGCCCAGGCGGGCCCCGGCGGGCGGCGAGGTGCGCCGCGTCACGATGTACGCGGAGAAGCTTCCCGACGGGCAGCTGGGCTACGGCCTGGAGCGCGGCAAGGCGTCCGTGCCCGGCCCGCTGATCGAGCTCAACGAGGGCGACACGCTGCACGTCGACTTCGAGAACACCACGGACGTCGCCGTCAGCCTGCACGTCCACGGCATGGACTACGAGATCTCCAGTGACGGCACCAAGCACACCAGGTCCGACGTGGCGCCGGGCAAGAGGCGCACGTACACCTGGCGCACGCACGTGCCCGGGCGCCGCAAGGACGGCACCTGGCGGCCCGGCACCGCCGGGTACTGGCACTACCACGACCACGTGGTCGGCACCGACCACGGCACCGGCGGCCTGCGCAAGGGCCTCTACGGGGCGGTGATCGTGCGCCGCGAGGGCGACGTCCTGCCCGACAAGACCTGCGTGATCGTCTTCAACGACATGATGATCAACAACAGGCCCGCGCACTCGGGCCCGGACTTCGAGGCCACCGTGGGCGACCGGGTCGAGTTCGTGTCGATCACGCACGGCGAGTACTACCACACCTTCCACATCCACGGTCACCGCTGGGCGGACAACCGCACGGGCATGCTGACCGGGCCCGACGATCCCAGCCAGATCCTCGACGACAAGATCACCGGACCGGGGGACTCCTTCGGCTTCCAGGTGATCGCGGGAGAGGGGGTCGGGGCGGGGGCGTGGATGTACCACTGCCATGTGCAGAGCCACTCCGACATGGGGATGGTGGGGCTGTTCCTGGTGAAGAAGCCGGACGGCTCGATTCCGGAATACGAGCCGCATCATCCCCGGGCCGGGGCCGGGGCCGGGGCCGGGGCCGAGCCGGAGTCGGGCGGTGCCCATCACTAG
- a CDS encoding beta-1,3-glucanase family protein, with translation MISRRVFLTSSAATAGALTYPVRGGALSPRAEAAPATCELVLRNKSLPGQVRAYVTGHEPGTGRWLLLRPDGGVHRPESPPAPHTPLAVDCAIPLGAAGSAPRILTLPQMYGARVYFVRDDRLDFLLNPGPALVEPAFANPADPHYGRTWSFCEFTFNSTQLYANISYVDLVTALPIGLTLEGDATHTVAPLPGGAVDRIAADLVAQAGRDGQPWDRLVVRGGGRVVRVVSPQNVMAPYFDRPDQMPFRDLFTAYADQVWEKYRSTDLRIDLQGGRGVRVGRVSGNTLTFAGGHTFTKPSSKDVFTCNHGPFANNPADPDDKKALLARLAAGFNRGLMLTHPTQPNGTTAADYYRGPVTNHWARVVHANSPIGYAFPYDDVRPDGQPDVSGAAHDNNPRRFTVSVGA, from the coding sequence GTGATCTCGCGCAGAGTGTTCCTGACGTCATCCGCCGCCACCGCGGGCGCCCTCACCTACCCCGTCCGGGGCGGCGCGCTCAGCCCGCGCGCCGAGGCGGCCCCGGCCACCTGCGAACTCGTTCTGCGGAACAAGTCCCTGCCGGGCCAGGTCCGCGCCTACGTCACCGGCCACGAGCCCGGCACCGGCCGCTGGCTGCTCCTCAGGCCGGACGGCGGTGTCCACCGCCCGGAGTCGCCCCCGGCGCCGCACACGCCGCTGGCCGTGGACTGCGCCATCCCGCTGGGCGCGGCCGGTTCCGCGCCCCGGATCCTGACGCTCCCTCAGATGTACGGGGCCCGGGTCTACTTCGTGCGCGACGACAGGCTGGACTTCCTCCTCAACCCGGGCCCCGCGCTCGTCGAGCCCGCCTTCGCCAACCCGGCCGACCCCCACTACGGCCGCACCTGGTCGTTCTGCGAGTTCACCTTCAACAGCACCCAGCTGTACGCGAACATCAGCTACGTCGACCTGGTCACCGCCCTGCCCATCGGCCTGACCCTGGAGGGCGACGCCACGCACACCGTGGCGCCCCTGCCCGGCGGGGCCGTCGACAGGATCGCCGCCGACCTGGTGGCGCAGGCGGGCCGGGACGGACAGCCGTGGGACAGGCTGGTCGTCCGCGGCGGCGGCCGCGTCGTGCGCGTGGTCTCGCCGCAGAACGTCATGGCGCCGTACTTCGACCGCCCCGACCAGATGCCGTTCCGCGACCTGTTCACGGCCTACGCCGACCAGGTCTGGGAGAAGTACCGCTCTACGGACCTGCGGATCGACCTCCAGGGCGGCCGGGGCGTCCGCGTGGGCCGGGTCTCGGGCAACACGCTCACCTTCGCGGGCGGCCACACCTTCACCAAGCCGTCCTCGAAGGACGTCTTCACCTGCAACCACGGCCCGTTCGCCAACAACCCCGCCGACCCCGACGACAAGAAGGCCCTGCTCGCCCGGCTGGCCGCCGGCTTCAACCGCGGCCTCATGCTGACCCACCCCACCCAGCCGAACGGCACGACCGCCGCCGACTACTACCGCGGCCCCGTCACCAACCACTGGGCCCGCGTGGTGCACGCCAACTCGCCCATCGGCTACGCCTTCCCGTACGACGACGTACGCCCGGACGGCCAACCGGACGTATCGGGCGCGGCCCACGACAACAACCCCCGCCGCTTCACGGTGTCGGTCGGGGCGTAG